The Longimicrobium terrae genome has a segment encoding these proteins:
- the murD gene encoding UDP-N-acetylmuramoyl-L-alanine--D-glutamate ligase: MSRSFAGQTIGVLGLARSGLAAARLALGRGAHVYASDAGDGEAARAAADQVRALGGDAQTGGHDLAKLAACSRIVLSPGIPPTAAILREPAIQGVPVVPEIELAYEQLDGPVIGITGTNGKTTVTSLTEHLLRAAGIDAVAGGNIGTALSELALREPQPAWNVVECSSFQLGGIDRFTPAIGMLTNLAPDHLDWYADLEDYYADKARLFRNATDASRWILNAEDERAATLIGDAPGTRYWFRAASMPKSDDELGGWMDGRELRIRTEAGRTESLGSADRLRILGPHNIANALAASLAARLAGASAESIAEALPRFEAPPHRLQPVSERGGVLWVNDSKATNVASTRVAIRGMSRPTVLLLGGRHKGEPYTEMAGDLAGRVRTVIAFGEAGAQIAADLSGAVDVQHVEGGFDEVMARAASVARPGDAVLLSPACSSFDMFRNYEERGRRFAELARGEGE; encoded by the coding sequence ATGAGCCGTTCGTTCGCCGGACAGACGATCGGCGTGCTGGGGCTGGCGCGCAGCGGACTGGCCGCGGCGCGCCTGGCCCTGGGCCGCGGCGCGCACGTGTACGCCAGCGACGCGGGCGATGGCGAGGCTGCACGCGCGGCGGCGGATCAGGTGCGGGCGCTGGGCGGGGATGCGCAGACGGGCGGGCACGATCTGGCCAAGCTGGCCGCGTGCTCGCGGATCGTCCTCTCCCCCGGCATTCCGCCGACCGCCGCGATCCTGCGCGAGCCGGCCATCCAGGGCGTGCCGGTCGTTCCGGAGATCGAGCTGGCGTACGAGCAGCTGGACGGCCCGGTGATCGGCATCACGGGGACGAATGGAAAGACGACCGTCACCTCGCTGACGGAGCACCTGCTGCGCGCCGCGGGAATCGACGCCGTCGCGGGCGGCAACATCGGCACGGCGCTGAGCGAGCTTGCGTTGCGCGAGCCGCAGCCCGCGTGGAATGTCGTCGAGTGCAGTTCCTTCCAGCTGGGCGGCATCGACCGGTTCACGCCGGCGATCGGGATGCTGACGAATCTCGCGCCGGACCACCTGGACTGGTACGCGGACCTGGAAGACTACTACGCCGACAAGGCGCGTCTCTTCCGCAACGCGACGGACGCGAGCCGGTGGATTCTGAACGCGGAAGATGAGCGCGCGGCCACGTTGATCGGCGACGCGCCGGGGACGCGCTACTGGTTCCGCGCCGCGTCGATGCCGAAGTCGGACGACGAGCTGGGCGGGTGGATGGACGGGCGGGAACTGCGGATCCGCACGGAAGCGGGGCGCACGGAATCGCTCGGCTCCGCGGACCGGCTGCGCATCCTGGGCCCGCACAACATCGCCAACGCGCTGGCCGCCTCGCTGGCCGCGCGTCTGGCCGGGGCTTCGGCGGAGTCGATCGCGGAGGCATTGCCGCGGTTCGAGGCGCCGCCGCACCGCCTGCAGCCCGTGTCCGAGCGCGGCGGCGTGCTCTGGGTGAACGACAGCAAGGCGACCAACGTGGCCTCCACCCGTGTCGCCATCCGCGGAATGAGCCGGCCGACCGTGCTTCTGCTGGGCGGGCGCCACAAGGGCGAGCCGTACACGGAGATGGCGGGGGACCTGGCCGGCCGCGTGCGCACGGTGATCGCGTTCGGCGAGGCGGGGGCGCAGATCGCGGCGGACCTGTCCGGCGCCGTCGACGTGCAGCACGTCGAGGGCGGATTCGACGAGGTGATGGCCCGCGCCGCGTCCGTCGCGCGGCCTGGGGACGCGGTGCTGCTTTCGCCCGCGTGCAGCAGCTTCGACATGTTCAGGAACTACGAGGAACGGGGCCGCCGGTTCGCCGAGCTGGCCCGGGGAGAAGGGGAATGA
- the murC gene encoding UDP-N-acetylmuramate--L-alanine ligase, translated as MSTEFDLVELAKQGPIHFMGIGGAGMSPLAEMALLAGARVTGCDSSPGPATQRLEERGAVVYQGHDASHAADCAALVMTAAVPDDHPELAAARARGIPVLKRAEALGAIVNHGTVVGIAGTHGKTTTTTLTTAVLAAAGVNPTGFVGARVPAWNGNLHPGGDRVYVVEADEYDRSFHQLRPNVAVVTTLEADHLDIYGSLQAIEEAFDIFAASVPDDGLIACCADDHGAARLAARLPGGPERVMTYGLNAGSMLRAEDLRLSPSGAEFTVRERGVVLGTARLNAPGEHNVRNALAAIAVGRRFGAEWDAIAKGLASYAGVDRRFEQIGEAAGILFVDDYAHHPTEVRATLGAARAGYADRRIVAVFQPHLYSRTRDFAAEFGQALAAADVVFLTDVYAAREKPIDGVTGQMIVDTATAAGVAVRYVPVRAEVVDAVAAELRGGDLCLTLGAGNLDMAARELHQRFSGARG; from the coding sequence TTGAGCACCGAATTCGACCTGGTTGAGCTCGCCAAGCAGGGGCCGATCCACTTCATGGGGATCGGCGGGGCGGGGATGTCGCCGCTGGCCGAGATGGCTCTGCTGGCGGGTGCGCGGGTCACCGGGTGCGACTCGTCCCCCGGCCCGGCGACGCAGCGGCTGGAAGAGCGCGGCGCGGTCGTCTACCAGGGCCACGATGCGTCCCACGCCGCCGACTGCGCGGCGCTGGTGATGACCGCCGCCGTCCCCGACGACCATCCGGAACTCGCCGCCGCGCGCGCCCGCGGCATCCCGGTCCTCAAGCGGGCCGAGGCGCTGGGCGCCATCGTCAACCACGGCACCGTCGTGGGCATCGCGGGGACGCACGGAAAGACGACCACCACCACCCTCACCACCGCCGTGCTCGCCGCGGCCGGGGTGAACCCCACCGGCTTCGTGGGCGCGCGCGTTCCCGCGTGGAACGGCAACCTGCATCCCGGCGGCGACCGGGTGTACGTGGTGGAGGCGGATGAATACGACCGCTCCTTCCACCAGCTTCGCCCCAACGTGGCCGTCGTCACCACCCTGGAAGCCGATCACCTGGACATCTACGGCTCGCTGCAGGCCATCGAGGAGGCGTTCGACATCTTCGCTGCCTCGGTGCCGGACGACGGGCTCATCGCCTGCTGCGCGGACGACCACGGCGCGGCGCGGCTGGCGGCGCGGCTCCCCGGCGGCCCCGAGCGGGTGATGACGTACGGGCTGAACGCCGGCTCCATGCTGCGCGCCGAAGATCTGCGGCTGAGCCCGTCCGGCGCCGAGTTCACCGTCCGCGAGCGCGGCGTGGTCCTGGGCACCGCGCGGCTGAACGCGCCGGGCGAGCACAATGTGCGCAACGCGCTGGCCGCCATCGCCGTGGGCCGCCGCTTCGGCGCGGAGTGGGACGCCATCGCAAAGGGACTCGCGTCGTACGCCGGGGTGGACCGCCGCTTCGAGCAGATCGGCGAAGCCGCCGGAATCCTGTTCGTGGACGATTACGCCCATCATCCCACCGAGGTGCGGGCCACGCTGGGCGCCGCCCGGGCGGGATACGCGGACCGGCGCATCGTCGCCGTCTTTCAGCCGCACCTGTACTCGCGGACGCGCGACTTCGCCGCCGAGTTCGGCCAGGCGCTCGCCGCCGCGGACGTCGTTTTTCTGACCGATGTGTACGCCGCGCGGGAAAAGCCCATCGACGGAGTCACGGGGCAGATGATCGTCGACACCGCCACCGCGGCGGGCGTGGCGGTGCGCTACGTTCCCGTCCGCGCCGAGGTGGTGGACGCCGTCGCCGCGGAACTGCGCGGCGGCGACCTGTGCCTGACGCTGGGGGCGGGGAACCTGGACATGGCCGCGCGCGAACTGCACCAGCGCTTTTCGGGAGCACGGGGATGA
- the ftsZ gene encoding cell division protein FtsZ — translation MVFEYDETMTQNARMKVVGVGGGGGNAVNRMIEEDLEGVDFISVNTDAQVLKLSKADVRIQIGHKLTRGLGAGARPEIGAQALEENRDEMRRALDGADLVFITAGMGGGTGTGAAPLIAEMAREMGALTIAIVTKPFLFEGKKRMKQAEQGLAELKRAADTMIVVPNERLLAVVGKGTSFKDALKKADEVLLHATQGISDLIRVTGEVNVDFADVRTVMSNRGAALMGTGFGRGENRSMEAAQEAISSPLLDNISISGAAGVLINITGGMDLAIDEVTTISSIIQEAAGDDAEIIFGAVHDPSMKEEVRVTVIATGFEKDAIIPDRLDGVIRADFRSHGRSPAGADIAGTRTAYPPRPASGDARSSLDSRSSGMDSRPEPRMEPRAERLEHRPEPRAEAQPGVTPLHKMPPRPEPKVPSDLEIPTFIRRQMD, via the coding sequence ATGGTCTTCGAGTACGACGAAACGATGACCCAGAACGCCCGCATGAAGGTGGTGGGCGTGGGTGGCGGCGGCGGCAACGCCGTCAACCGCATGATCGAGGAGGACCTGGAGGGCGTCGACTTCATTTCGGTGAACACCGACGCGCAGGTCCTGAAGCTCAGCAAGGCCGACGTCCGCATTCAGATCGGGCACAAGCTCACCCGCGGCCTGGGCGCCGGCGCGCGCCCGGAAATCGGCGCGCAGGCGCTGGAGGAGAACCGGGATGAGATGCGGCGCGCGCTGGACGGCGCCGACCTGGTCTTCATCACCGCCGGCATGGGCGGCGGCACCGGCACCGGCGCCGCCCCGCTGATCGCGGAAATGGCGCGGGAGATGGGGGCGCTCACCATCGCCATCGTCACCAAGCCCTTTCTGTTCGAGGGCAAGAAGCGGATGAAGCAGGCCGAGCAGGGCCTTGCCGAGCTGAAGCGCGCGGCGGACACCATGATCGTGGTGCCCAACGAGCGGCTCCTGGCCGTCGTGGGCAAGGGCACCAGCTTCAAGGACGCGCTCAAGAAGGCGGACGAGGTGCTGCTGCACGCCACGCAGGGCATCTCCGACCTGATCCGCGTGACCGGCGAGGTGAACGTGGACTTCGCCGACGTGCGCACGGTGATGAGCAACCGCGGCGCGGCGCTCATGGGCACCGGCTTCGGACGGGGCGAAAACCGGTCGATGGAGGCCGCGCAGGAGGCCATCAGCTCGCCGCTGCTGGACAACATCTCCATCAGCGGCGCGGCGGGCGTGCTCATCAACATCACCGGCGGAATGGACCTGGCGATCGACGAGGTCACGACGATCTCCTCCATCATCCAGGAAGCCGCGGGCGACGACGCCGAGATCATCTTTGGCGCCGTGCACGACCCCAGCATGAAGGAAGAGGTGCGCGTCACGGTGATCGCCACCGGCTTTGAAAAGGACGCCATCATCCCCGACCGGCTGGACGGCGTGATCCGCGCCGACTTCCGCTCGCACGGCCGCTCCCCCGCGGGCGCCGATATCGCGGGGACGCGCACGGCCTACCCGCCGCGTCCGGCTTCCGGCGACGCGCGCTCGTCGCTGGACTCTCGTTCTTCGGGGATGGACAGCCGCCCCGAGCCGCGGATGGAGCCGCGCGCGGAGCGGCTGGAGCACCGCCCCGAGCCGCGCGCCGAGGCACAGCCGGGGGTGACGCCGCTGCA
- a CDS encoding UDP-N-acetylglucosamine--N-acetylmuramyl-(pentapeptide) pyrophosphoryl-undecaprenol N-acetylglucosamine transferase, giving the protein MTTPRVLFAGGGTGGHLYPALALGAAFKRLDPASEVMYIGAKRGVEARVLPDRGEPHALLPLEPIRRAKPWQNWRLVPAMFGSFTALNGVFRRFQPNLVVGTGGYASGPAVAYAIMRGIPAAVQEQNSYPGFVTRLVDKRVRQLHLAFPEALKYLKPGDKTQVFRFGNPITPPDFNVDRAAARARFGLTAGTVCLVVGGSQGARPVNEALLADLRGIREGRLPAPPEGFQILWAAGTGNFDRVQKGLEDLGNPSWVHALPYITDMPGALAAADFAITRAGAMSIAELCAWGIPSILVPLPHAAANHQYHNAVALAEAGAGVMVQEQELGGGRLWREVMAMDDPAHRAAVAAKARERGQPDAADLIVAQLATLVR; this is encoded by the coding sequence ATGACCACCCCACGCGTACTGTTTGCCGGCGGCGGAACCGGCGGCCACCTGTATCCCGCCCTGGCCCTGGGCGCCGCCTTCAAGCGGCTGGATCCGGCCTCGGAGGTGATGTACATCGGGGCCAAGCGCGGCGTGGAGGCGCGCGTGCTTCCGGACCGCGGCGAGCCGCACGCGCTGCTGCCGCTGGAGCCCATCCGCCGCGCCAAGCCGTGGCAGAACTGGCGCCTGGTGCCGGCCATGTTCGGCTCGTTTACCGCGCTGAACGGCGTGTTCCGCCGCTTTCAGCCGAACCTGGTCGTGGGCACGGGCGGATACGCGAGCGGGCCGGCGGTGGCGTATGCCATCATGCGCGGCATTCCCGCGGCGGTGCAGGAGCAGAACTCGTATCCCGGCTTCGTGACGCGGCTGGTGGACAAGCGCGTGCGGCAGCTTCACCTGGCGTTCCCCGAAGCGCTCAAGTACCTGAAGCCGGGCGACAAGACGCAGGTGTTCCGCTTCGGCAATCCCATCACGCCGCCGGACTTCAACGTGGACCGTGCCGCGGCCCGCGCGCGCTTCGGCCTGACCGCGGGGACGGTGTGCCTCGTCGTCGGCGGCAGCCAGGGCGCGCGCCCGGTGAACGAGGCGCTGCTGGCGGACCTGCGCGGCATTCGCGAGGGACGGCTTCCCGCGCCGCCGGAAGGCTTCCAGATCCTGTGGGCCGCGGGAACGGGCAACTTCGACCGGGTGCAGAAGGGGCTGGAGGACCTGGGCAATCCGTCGTGGGTGCACGCGCTGCCGTACATCACCGACATGCCGGGCGCGCTGGCGGCGGCGGACTTCGCCATCACCCGCGCGGGCGCCATGTCCATCGCGGAGCTGTGCGCGTGGGGCATCCCCAGCATCCTCGTCCCGCTGCCGCACGCGGCCGCCAATCACCAGTACCACAACGCCGTGGCGCTGGCGGAGGCCGGGGCGGGGGTCATGGTGCAGGAGCAGGAGCTGGGCGGCGGACGCCTGTGGCGCGAAGTGATGGCGATGGATGATCCCGCGCATCGCGCCGCCGTGGCGGCCAAGGCGCGCGAGCGCGGCCAGCCCGACGCCGCGGATCTGATCGTCGCCCAGCTCGCGACGCTGGTCCGCTGA
- a CDS encoding FtsW/RodA/SpoVE family cell cycle protein — MTSIALLRRPRAAKDPVQPPVTPRERAYTTAPAVAALPREQTWEARALVALTAMAFAFGLTEMYSASSFEAASHDLPGHYFALKQVMGAGIGVVLAAVLSRVDYRQLRRFAWPMLAMVIVLLALVVMPGTEALAPRVNGARRWLKLGIQFQPSEFAKIALIVWTAMMAVKKADRLHSLSKGLMPFLLVWLPILVLVMKQPNMSAALLLVLLAALVLFAGGARIGHFILLGLLAVPVLWKLITGEGYRARRLAAFLDPAHDTGNVSYQIHQSLIAIGSGGLGGVGFGESRQKYGFLPESHNDFLFSMIAEEWGLLGVLFVVAVFAGFLVVGYRIAARAPDRFGYLVALGMTNLIAVSAFLHMGVAMALLPTTGVALPFMSSGLSALLTSFAAVGILLSIARAAKDPERAR, encoded by the coding sequence ATGACCAGCATCGCGCTCCTGCGCCGGCCCCGCGCCGCCAAGGACCCCGTGCAGCCGCCGGTGACGCCGCGGGAGCGGGCGTACACCACCGCGCCCGCCGTGGCCGCCTTGCCGCGCGAGCAGACGTGGGAGGCCCGCGCGCTGGTGGCGCTGACGGCCATGGCGTTCGCCTTCGGGCTGACGGAGATGTACAGCGCCAGCTCGTTCGAGGCGGCTTCGCACGACCTGCCGGGCCACTACTTCGCCCTCAAGCAGGTGATGGGCGCGGGGATCGGCGTGGTACTGGCCGCGGTGCTGTCGCGGGTGGATTACCGGCAGCTGCGCCGCTTTGCCTGGCCCATGCTGGCGATGGTCATCGTCCTCCTGGCGCTGGTTGTGATGCCGGGGACGGAAGCGCTCGCCCCGCGTGTGAACGGTGCGCGCCGGTGGCTCAAGCTGGGCATCCAGTTTCAGCCGTCGGAGTTCGCCAAAATCGCGCTGATCGTATGGACGGCGATGATGGCGGTAAAGAAGGCGGACCGGCTGCACTCGCTCAGCAAGGGATTGATGCCCTTTCTGCTGGTCTGGCTGCCGATCCTCGTCCTGGTGATGAAGCAGCCGAACATGAGCGCGGCGCTCCTGCTGGTCCTGCTGGCGGCGCTGGTGCTGTTCGCGGGCGGGGCGCGCATCGGGCACTTCATCCTCCTCGGCCTTCTCGCCGTTCCCGTGCTGTGGAAGCTGATTACGGGCGAGGGATACCGCGCCCGGCGTCTGGCGGCGTTTCTGGACCCTGCGCACGACACGGGGAACGTGAGCTACCAGATCCACCAGTCGCTGATCGCCATCGGCAGCGGCGGGCTGGGCGGGGTGGGATTCGGGGAAAGCCGGCAGAAGTACGGCTTTCTTCCGGAATCGCACAACGACTTTCTGTTCAGCATGATCGCGGAGGAGTGGGGTCTGCTGGGCGTCCTGTTCGTCGTGGCCGTCTTCGCGGGATTCCTCGTCGTGGGCTACCGCATCGCGGCGCGCGCGCCGGACCGCTTCGGCTACCTGGTGGCGCTGGGAATGACCAACCTGATCGCGGTTTCCGCGTTTCTGCACATGGGCGTGGCGATGGCGCTGCTGCCGACGACCGGCGTGGCGCTGCCGTTCATGTCTTCCGGCCTGTCGGCGCTGCTGACTTCGTTCGCGGCGGTGGGCATCCTGTTGAGTATCGCCCGCGCGGCGAAGGACCCCGAAAGAGCCCGATGA
- a CDS encoding cell division protein FtsQ/DivIB, whose protein sequence is MKRAARLGILATLLAAGGSSPFWGPSVLRHVQWFAADRVEVAGSRLLAPHEVVAASGVRIGDNVYTDPAAWEAALRRHPVIADARVERRFPATLRIRIVEKRPAAFVSAGTLRPATATGEILPVDPARVPVDLPIAGTAPDTATRVRDRATLAVLAEAARLADADPMLMARVSEVRSTRAGTRLFMSAPRAEVLLASGAGEPRLTQLRAALADVDRRLGAGGRAVVDARYADQVVVRLIAPGSTPATAPAPPRT, encoded by the coding sequence ATGAAGCGCGCCGCGCGCCTGGGCATTCTCGCCACGCTGCTGGCGGCGGGCGGATCGTCTCCGTTCTGGGGCCCGTCGGTGCTGCGCCACGTGCAGTGGTTCGCCGCGGACCGCGTGGAGGTGGCCGGATCGCGCCTGCTGGCCCCGCACGAGGTCGTCGCCGCCTCCGGCGTGCGCATCGGCGACAACGTGTACACGGACCCGGCCGCGTGGGAAGCCGCGCTGCGCCGCCATCCGGTGATCGCCGACGCGCGCGTGGAGCGGCGCTTTCCCGCCACGCTGCGCATCCGCATCGTCGAAAAGCGCCCGGCCGCCTTCGTGTCCGCCGGCACGCTGCGACCCGCGACGGCGACGGGGGAGATTCTTCCGGTGGATCCCGCCCGCGTCCCGGTGGACCTGCCGATCGCGGGGACGGCGCCAGACACGGCCACCCGCGTCCGCGACCGCGCCACCCTGGCCGTGCTGGCCGAGGCCGCGCGCCTGGCCGACGCCGATCCCATGCTGATGGCGCGGGTGAGCGAAGTCCGCTCCACCCGGGCCGGGACGCGGCTCTTCATGTCCGCGCCGCGGGCAGAGGTGCTGCTGGCCTCCGGCGCCGGCGAGCCCCGGCTTACGCAGCTTCGCGCCGCCCTGGCGGACGTGGACCGCCGCCTGGGCGCGGGCGGACGCGCCGTCGTCGACGCGCGCTACGCGGACCAGGTGGTGGTCCGCCTGATCGCGCCTGGCAGCACCCCCGCGACGGCCCCCGCGCCGCCGCGTACCTGA
- the mraY gene encoding phospho-N-acetylmuramoyl-pentapeptide-transferase — MLYHLFVPFAQYYIGFNLFRFGTFRAAGAVVTAFLVAFWFGPAIISRLRMLKVGQVVRTEGPQTHLGKSGTPTMGGVLIILSTVIPTFLWARLDNWYTVIALVVLLWLGVVGFLDDYLKIVRKNTGGLKGRYKILGQAGIGVLLGIVLIVFHVSDPIPATWTQIPFFKSWHVWFHPVTYVLFVTFIIVGCSNAVNLSDGLDGLAAGLSGIAAATFGVFAYLLGRVDASDYLNVFYLPGAGELGIFCVALAGGCMGFLWYNAHPAEVFMGDTGSLAIGGVLGAVAVLLKAEFLLAIVGAVFVAEALSVASQTIYFKYTKRRTGTGKRIFRMAPLHHHFEQIGWHESKVIIRFWLMGIMCALAAFATLKIR; from the coding sequence GTGCTTTACCACCTGTTCGTCCCGTTCGCGCAGTACTACATCGGCTTCAACCTCTTCCGCTTCGGCACCTTCCGGGCGGCGGGGGCGGTGGTCACGGCATTCCTGGTCGCATTCTGGTTCGGGCCGGCCATCATCTCGCGCCTCCGCATGCTCAAGGTAGGGCAGGTGGTGCGCACGGAAGGCCCGCAGACGCACCTGGGCAAGAGCGGCACGCCCACGATGGGCGGCGTGCTCATCATCCTGTCCACCGTCATCCCCACCTTTCTGTGGGCGCGGCTGGACAACTGGTACACGGTCATCGCCCTGGTCGTGCTGCTCTGGCTGGGCGTCGTGGGCTTTCTGGACGACTATCTGAAGATCGTCCGCAAGAACACCGGCGGACTCAAGGGGCGCTACAAGATCCTGGGGCAGGCGGGAATCGGCGTGCTGCTGGGAATCGTGCTGATCGTGTTCCACGTCAGCGATCCCATTCCCGCCACGTGGACCCAGATCCCGTTCTTCAAGAGCTGGCACGTCTGGTTTCACCCGGTGACGTACGTGCTGTTCGTCACCTTCATCATCGTGGGCTGCAGCAACGCGGTGAACCTGTCTGACGGGCTGGACGGCCTGGCGGCGGGATTGTCGGGGATCGCGGCGGCCACGTTCGGCGTGTTCGCGTACCTGCTGGGCCGCGTGGACGCGTCGGACTACCTGAACGTCTTTTATCTCCCGGGCGCGGGCGAGCTGGGCATCTTCTGCGTGGCGCTGGCCGGCGGATGCATGGGCTTTCTGTGGTACAACGCGCACCCGGCGGAAGTGTTCATGGGCGACACCGGGTCGCTGGCCATCGGCGGCGTGCTGGGCGCGGTGGCGGTGCTGCTGAAGGCGGAGTTCCTGCTGGCCATCGTGGGCGCGGTGTTCGTGGCCGAGGCGCTATCCGTGGCGTCGCAGACCATCTACTTCAAGTACACCAAGCGCCGCACGGGAACGGGCAAGCGCATCTTCCGCATGGCGCCGCTGCATCACCACTTCGAGCAGATCGGGTGGCATGAGAGCAAGGTCATCATCCGCTTCTGGCTGATGGGGATCATGTGCGCGCTGGCCGCCTTCGCCACGCTCAAGATCCGCTGA
- the ftsA gene encoding cell division protein FtsA: MRSSIVAGLDIGSSKTAVVIAEVSGDAPHRAQVKVLGVGQARTGGIRREIVTDIEATTESVRKAVKEAELMAGVTVQRLYTGIAGEHIHAWPSTGVVAVGGRPAGDGEIRTGDVDRVQEVARAVVIPGDRELIHAIPQEYIVDAQDGIRDPVGMAGTRLEAEVFIVTGSASASQNVRKAVTRAGYTVAELVLEPLASSLAVLTEDEMEIGVALVELGGGTTDLCVFHERKIKHLTSLPWGGATVTNDIAKGLSLPYAEAGRAKERFGVARADFVRPDETFEIPGAAAGQTRHVARELLAHIIEQRMDEIFGLVAAELERAGFGGGELGGGVVLTGGGAALQGVVELAERTFASSVRIGVPGEGLGGLADSVRRPKFATAAGLAVYGSRRLITDTPESSALAGASVNGIVKRISDWFADFF; this comes from the coding sequence ATGCGTTCTTCCATCGTCGCAGGCCTGGACATCGGCTCGAGCAAGACCGCCGTGGTCATCGCGGAGGTGTCGGGCGATGCCCCCCACCGCGCCCAGGTCAAGGTGCTGGGGGTGGGGCAGGCGCGCACCGGCGGCATCCGCCGCGAGATCGTCACCGACATCGAGGCCACCACCGAGTCCGTGCGCAAGGCGGTCAAGGAAGCGGAATTGATGGCCGGCGTGACCGTGCAGCGGCTGTACACCGGCATCGCGGGCGAGCACATCCACGCCTGGCCCAGCACCGGCGTCGTCGCCGTCGGCGGGCGCCCGGCGGGGGACGGTGAGATCCGCACGGGCGACGTGGACCGCGTGCAGGAAGTCGCCCGCGCCGTGGTCATCCCCGGCGACCGCGAGCTGATCCACGCGATCCCGCAGGAGTACATCGTCGACGCGCAGGACGGCATCCGCGACCCCGTCGGCATGGCGGGGACCCGGCTGGAGGCCGAGGTCTTCATCGTCACCGGCAGCGCCAGCGCCAGCCAGAACGTGCGCAAGGCCGTCACCCGCGCCGGCTACACCGTCGCGGAGCTCGTGCTGGAGCCGCTGGCCTCGTCGCTCGCCGTGCTGACGGAAGACGAGATGGAGATCGGCGTCGCCCTCGTGGAACTGGGCGGGGGGACGACGGACCTGTGCGTCTTTCACGAGCGCAAGATCAAGCACCTGACCTCGCTCCCCTGGGGCGGCGCGACGGTCACGAACGACATCGCCAAGGGCCTCTCGCTTCCGTACGCCGAGGCGGGGCGCGCCAAGGAGCGCTTCGGCGTGGCCCGCGCGGACTTCGTGCGGCCGGATGAAACGTTCGAGATCCCGGGCGCGGCGGCGGGGCAGACGCGCCACGTCGCGCGCGAGCTGCTGGCGCACATCATCGAGCAGCGGATGGACGAGATCTTTGGGCTCGTCGCGGCCGAGCTGGAGCGCGCGGGGTTCGGCGGGGGCGAGCTGGGCGGCGGCGTGGTGCTCACCGGCGGCGGCGCCGCGCTGCAGGGCGTGGTGGAGCTGGCGGAGCGCACCTTTGCCTCGTCCGTGCGCATCGGCGTGCCCGGCGAGGGACTCGGCGGGCTTGCGGATTCCGTCCGCCGCCCCAAGTTTGCGACCGCCGCCGGACTCGCGGTCTACGGGTCGCGACGCCTCATCACGGACACTCCCGAAAGCAGCGCCCTCGCCGGCGCTTCGGTCAACGGCATCGTAAAGCGCATCAGCGACTGGTTCGCGGACTTCTTCTAG